In Anomalospiza imberbis isolate Cuckoo-Finch-1a 21T00152 chromosome 26, ASM3175350v1, whole genome shotgun sequence, the following proteins share a genomic window:
- the KCNA2 gene encoding potassium voltage-gated channel subfamily A member 2 has translation MTVATGDPADEAAALPGHPQDTYNPETDHECCERVVINISGLRFETQLKTLAQFPETLLGDPKKRMRYFDPLRNEYFFDRNRPSFDAILYYYQSGGRLRRPVNVPLDIFSEEIRFYELGEEAMEMFREDEGYIKEEERPLPENEFQRQVWLLFEYPESSGPARIIAIVSVMVILISIVSFCLETLPIFRDENEDMHGSGLSHPPYSNSSMGYQQSTSFTDPFFIVETLCIIWFSFEFLVRFFACPSKAGFFTNIMNIIDIVAIIPYFITLGTELAEKPEDGQQGQQAMSLAILRVIRLVRVFRIFKLSRHSKGLQILGQTLKASMRELGLLIFFLFIGVILFSSAVYFAEADESESQFPSIPDAFWWAVVSMTTVGYGDMVPTTIGGKIVGSLCAIAGVLTIALPVPVIVSNFNYFYHRETEGEEQAQYLQVTSCPKIPSSPDLKKSRSASTISKSDYMEIQEGVNNSNEDFREENLKTANCTLANTNYVNITKMLTDV, from the coding sequence ATGACAGTTGCTACTGGAGATCCTGCAGAtgaagctgcagctcttcccGGTCACCCACAGGACACGTACAACCCTGAGACCGACCATGAGTGCTGTGAGAGGGTGGTCATTAACATCTCGGGGCTGCGCTTCGAGACACAGCTCAAGACACTTGCCCAGTTTCCAGAGACCTTGCTTGGGGATCCTAAAAAGAGGATGAGATATTTCGACCCTCTCCGGAACGAGTATTTCTTTGACCGGAACAGACCCAGCTTTGATGCGATTTTGTACTATTACCAGTCTGGGGGGAGGTTGCGGCGGCCGGTTAATGTGCCCTTAGACATCTTCTCTGAAGAGATCCGCTTCTATGAACTGGGGGAAGAGGCCATGGAGATGTTTCGGGAGGATGAAGGCTACATCAAGGAAGAGGAGAGGCCGCTGCCTGAGAACGAGTTTCAGAGACAAGTGTGGTTGCTCTTTGAGTACCCCGAGAGCTCAGGCCCTGCCAGGATTATAGCTATTGTCTCTGTCATGGTGATTTTAATCTCCATCGTCAGCTTTTGCCTGGAAACGTTGCCCATTTTTCGGGATGAGAACGAAGACATGCACGGTAGTGGGCTGAGCCATCCCCCCTACTCCAACAGCAGCATGGGGTACCAGCAGTCCACTTCTTTCACAGACCCCTTCTTCATCGTGGAGACACTTTGCATCATCTGGTTCTCCTTCGAGTTCTTGGTGAGGTTTTTCGCCTGCCCCAGCAAGGCTGGATTTTTTACCAACATCATGAACATCATAGACATTGTAGCCATCATTCCCTATTTCATCACCTTAGGGACAGAGCTGGCCGAGAAGCCAGAGGATGGTCAGCAGGGCCAGCAAGCCATGTCCTTAGCCATCCTTCGAGTCATCCGCTTGGTGCGGGTCTTCAGGATCTTCAAGCTCTCCCGGCACTCCAAGGGGCTGCAGATCCTGGGACAGACTCTCAAGGCCAGCATGCGGGAGCTGGGCCTCttgatatttttcctcttcatcGGCGTCATCCTCTTCTCCAGCGCCGTCTACTTTGCCGAGGCCGACGAGAGCGAGTCCCAGTTCCCGAGCATCCCCGATGCCTTCTGGTGGGCTGTGGTTTCCATGACGACTGTTGGCTACGGAGACATGGTCCCCACGACCATCGGGGGGAAAATAGTGGGTTCCTTGTGTGCCATCGCTGGCGTATTAACAATTGCCTTACCAGTGCCCGTCATAGTGTCTAACTTCAATTACTTCTACCACCGGGAGACcgagggagaggagcaggctcaATATTTGCAAGTAACCAGCTGCCCAAAGATCCCCTCTTCCCCTGAcctaaagaaaagcagaagtgcCTCTACTATTAGTAAGTCTGATTATATGGAGATCCAGGAAGGTGTAAACAATAGCAACGAGGATTTTAGGGAGGAGAACTTGAAGACAGCCAATTGCACCCTAGCTAACACAAACTATGTGAATATCACCAAAATGCTAACCGATGTCTAG